Within SAR202 cluster bacterium, the genomic segment AAGGGTGTCGGTCCCCGGCAACGTCGAAACGTCCGGGCAGCTGGTCCCTGGCGGCGGGCTGTTGTTGTAGTTGGCAGGGCCGGCAAACCAGGGAACCTGGGTAGCCAGGGTTACCACATCGCCGTCAATGACGGCCCCATCCTGGACCTGCCGCATAGCGTGGAAGTGAATCAGCGCTTTGATGGTGCTGGCAGGCTCAAAGATGAAGGACTCGTTATTAGCGGCAATAACTGACCCATTTACCTCTTTCAGATATACGCCCACCGTTCCATTGGTTGCGGCATCATCCAAAATCTGGCGCACCCGGTCCTCTGGGTCGGCGGCGGATGCTGTGGGAGCGGCCAGCGCCACCCCCAGCAGGGCCGCCAGCAAAGGGAGCCAGGAAATTGGCGCGAGTTTGCGGCCACGCAGAGTTCTTAACGTTTTCATTATCTTCACTCCTGACAATTTTGTCCTGACATAAAATTTTTCGTCTAGGCCGTCCGGGACCTTCAGTTGAGTCCCGGCAAGATATAGTCCAATCCCCTGCTGTGTCCGCTGCGTCACTATGTAGAGGGGGGCAGATGCCTGCCCCCCCTCTTGAGTCTTACAAAGCAAGTCCCTTATTTAGGAGGAGGGGGAACCTTGCAGCTAACAACCGTGGACTTATTGCCGGAAGCGTCCACCGCGTAAACGCCGGCGTCGCCCTTGCCTTTGATGTGGTATTCCACTTCGCCGGCCATGGGGGAAGCGCTGGGTGTGACGCCAGGAGCCTGGGTGTATTTGATGTCGGTGTCGCTGGGATAGGGCCCGAATACCGTGCCCGTGCCCATATCTACGACGAACACCTGTGGACTAGCGTCTACGTTGTCTTTAGCTGAGATGCGGTAGAAGCCGTCAGGGTTCTGGCCGCTCTTGGGGTTGTTGCCGGCGTTAGGAATGTGCTTGCCGCTGGGGTTATGGGTGGGAGTGCAGGCAACGGCGGGAGGCGTAACGTCCGCAATGTGGATGGTCTTGGTCTCCATGATGACCGCGCCGCTGGCGTCAGTCATAGGCTCGCCATTGATGGTGGCCCAGTCGTTGCAGGTATAGGTTTTGCCCTGTTCGGCATCGGCGGCTGCGGTAATTGTCTCGGTGAAGACTGCATGATCGCCGCTCTGGACCGTCTGGCTGGCGGGATTGAAGGTGGTGCTGATGGGGGCCGCGCAGTCGCTGACCATGGCGACCTCGACATCGATGGCCTGGAGGGCATCAATGATGGCATCCGCCACCTCGGCCTCGTTGACGCCTGAGCGGAATATGCCGCCGGTGGCGTCGGCGATAGCCTGGGCCTGCCCGCTGGAGTTTAGCTGGTTAGCGCCGACTGATAGCGCAATCACAATGATGGGGGCGTTGGACCCATCAGTAGTGAGGTCGGCGATGGTGGAAGCCAGGGTATGGCCGCCGCTGGGGTCATGGCCCGGCGCGTCGCCAAACCATACAATGACGCGGGTGGAGCCGGGGCGGAATGCTGGATCATTGGTGACGACAGACGGGTCCGCCATTTCCGACAAAGCATTCAGCTGGGCTTCGGGAAAGTCGCCGCCGCCTGAGGCGACCCATGCGTTGATGCCGGCCTGTACCAAAAGCTCGTCGCCGGTCACGGTCTGGTTTAGCTTATAGGCAAAGGCGTCTGTGAAGTCCTTGTATTCTGCAACGCAGAATTGGGCGTCTGGAGACTCCGCCTGAACAGCATCTATTATGTTCTGTGCGTTGGCCTTGACGTTGTTTATGGCCCCGCCCATGCTTCCGGTGGTGTCTGCCAGGAAGCAGATGTCGGCAAGAGGCGCTATTTCCGGCGTGTGTACCGTCTTTTCGATGTCAACGCTTTCGCCGGGCTTGAGCGTTACCTCTACGGAGGCGGGTGTCAGCTCGGGGCCACTGTGGGCCGCCACGGGCAGCACCATCAAGAGCATCGCCACCAGGGCTGCCATAACGACAAAGCCACTGGAGATGCCCCACCTTATTCTTTTTTTGGAGACACTTGAAAAGCTATTCATTCTACCTAGCTCCTATTGGTTTTTGACCGTTGTTACGGATGAGGCTATTCGGTTGTAAGTACCCTCAAAGTAATTTAAGCATTGCGACATGTCCCAAGGGATAGTCGCTGTTTGGCTTCGATTTTGTTCTCCAGTCACCTCCTTTAGCAGCAGGAAGAGGATTGACGCGCTCAATTGGCAACTAGGTTTAGAAAAGGTTGGCTAGGAAGACTCTGGGGCAAGCGGATGTCCCTTACAGAGCAAACGCTAAACCCTGTAAAATGCAAGAAGCAAAGAGCCGTGGCTAGACATGCCTTCGCTTTTTGCACGAGCCCTGACGGTGCCAGCCGTCTAGGGCTCCTTTTAGATTGACTTGCCTGTTCCCCGCATGCCCCCGCCTTCCCTGACCCCCTTCCGCCTAGTCCTGCACGCCTGGCTACCGATCTAACAGGATGTATAGAATTGAGACTTAGGGAATATTACTTTTGCAGCTTGGGCTAACAAGACACATTTGGACAAATCATTTACTTTGGCATAACTTTTGGACTGGTCTAAAAAAGTAGGGCAGTTACAGTCTGTTTGGATATTAGCGAGATCCACTACCCTTTCTTCCTCGCCTGCCACACTGCCACGCCTATGCCGATTCCCATTATCCCAAGCCCCCACAGGGCCGGCGCCAACCTCACGTTCACTAGCAGCAGGGCCGAGACTACTACTCCCAGCACCGGCGTTACCGGCACGCCCAGCGCCTTTAACCCCACTCGGAAAGGCCATTCCTGGCTGTCCAGTCGGCGTCTCAGTACGATGTGCGACAGGTTCACCCCTATGAATACTAACAGGATGGTGAAGTTGGTGATCTCGGCCACAAAGCCCACATCCTGGCTCAGCACCCCCAATGTAGCCACGGCGGCCACGGCTAGTGTTGCCGCCCAGGGAGTCGCGTATTTGCGATGCACCTTCGCCAGGACCATTGGCAGTGAGCCGCCCTTAGCCATGCCATAGACCGTCCGTACTGTCGCCGTCAGACTGATAAGTACAGTGCTGGCCGTGGCTATCAGGGCGATGACCGACAGCGCGTAGTACCCGCCCTCACCCATAGCCTCCTGCGCCACCGCCGCCAGCGGCGCCTCACTTTCGCTTAACTCCTTCCAACCGATGATGCTGACCGACGCCAGCGCCGTTATGATATAGAGCACCGCCGCTATCCCGCCCGACGCCATGACTGCAATTGGCAGGTTGCGGCCCGGGTTCTTTATCTCGCCCGCCAGGTCTGCCACCTGCTCGAAGCCCAGGAAGGCGAAGAACAGTAGGAACGCCCCGCCAAAGATTCCCCAGGCTCCTTCTGGTGACTCTAGGTAGTCCACGTTGCCTAGAAAGCTGACTCCCACCCCTATGATGACCGCCAGCCCCAGCACCTCCAACATCGATAACGCCGCGCCGACTGTGGTGGACTCCTTGACTCCTCGCAGGCTAAACAGCGTGCTGGCCGCCAGCAGGGACAGCCCTCCCGCCAGGACCGGAAATCCAGCCTGGTCTCTCAAGTATCCAGCAAACCCCAAAGCTACCGTCGCCACCGACACTACCTGCGAGAAGAAGGTTAGCCAGCCCACCACAAAGGCCGCGCCGTCGCCAAAGGCTTCACGGGCATAGTTGTAGCCTGAGGCTGCGCGAGGGAACTTGGCGGAAAGCTCGGCGTAGGAAAGGGCGGTGAAGAAGGCCGCTCCGGCTGCCAGCAGGAAGGAGGCCCAAATGGCGTTTCCCGACTTGGCCGCGGCCTCGCCCATCAGCACGTACACTCCCGCGCCGATAATCACGGCCAAGCCTGAGCCGGTGGCTGCTATAACGCCGATGCTACGCTTTAGCTCGGGCCGCTCTTGGTTAGACGTTGCGGCCATGGCCCGCCGTTAGGGCTTCCCGCCGCCTAGCAGCAAGTGGTTCCGCGCTTCTATCGATAGCGGATGGACCAGCCCACCCTCTTGCAAGTAGCCGATGGTCTCGCGAGTCAAGAACTCAAGCATCGCCCTGTTTAGGTCGGACATAGCGAGCGTCTTAAGCTCGGGTATATAGGGGTAGCGGTGTATCTTCTGGGGGTCCAGCTTGTCGGCGATGAACACCACCTTGGCCACCGGCTCCAGTCGAGGCGCCGCTGTGCTGTGGTAGTAGACGCCCTGGTATATGCCCTCGTCGTCCAGGCCCTCCAGCCGCAGCAGTTCCGCCGCCACAGGCCCATGGAGAAGCACCGGCATGGCCTCCTCGACAGGGTGGATAGGGAGGCCCAGGTCTCGCGCCCTCGATAGCAGCTCCTCGCCTTTCATGGCGCGGCATAGGTCGTGGGCCTGGGCGCAGAGGCGGGAACGCGCCTCATCGACGGCGTGGGCGTGGGCCAGCTCTACCGCGATGCCTTCGACGCGATGGACGTGTTCCCGCAGCCCTCTGGGCAGCTCTAACAGCCGACGCCGAACCGCCGCGTGTATGCCGGCGTCGATGGGCGCCATCGACGGTCTCTAGGCCATAGCCTTCAATTGCCGGCCGGCCAGCAGGTGCATGTGCAGGTGTTCGACTTGCTGGCCCGAGTCCGGACCCTGGTTCACTACCAGCCGGTAGCCGCTCACCGTCATTGCCTGCCGCCTCGCCATCTCCTCCGCCATGGCGAACATTTTGCCCAAAGTGTTGGACACGCTGCCGCTGGCGTAGGTCAGGCCCGCCACGTGGCGTCGCGGTATCAGCAGCAGATGGACCGGCGCTACGGGCTTAATATCCTTGACAACCATCAATTCATCGTCGCGGTACAGGATTTCTGATTCCTGCTTGCCGCTGGATATATCGCAGAAAACGCACTTCTTTGGGGGCATCTAAGATTGGTCTCCTCTTTCATTTCACAAGCCGCTTAGGGCTTGGGACAGCATTGTACGATGGTATGCCGCGTCGCCGAAAGCCTGCTCCTGCACCTTGGCGCGGCGGGTGTAAAGCTGCAAGTCGTACTCCCAGGTGAAGCCCATGCCGCCATGGCATTGGTGCGCCAGGGCGCATATACGATTGTATGCCTCGTTACACCACATCTTCGCCATCGATATGTCCGACGACCACAGTTCGCCCTGCGCCACGCGCCACGCCGCCTGGTAAGCCATGGACTGGCAGCCTTCCACGTCCATAGCCATATTGGCCAGGTGGTGCTGCAGGGCCTGGAAGGTAGCCACTGGTCTGCCGAACTGTACACGACGCTTGAGGTAGTCCAGCGTCATCTCCAGCACCGCCTGGGCCCCGCCCGCCATCTCTACCGACTTCCCCGCTGCACCTCTGTCCAGAGTCTCCATAACAATTTTCCAACCCCGATCTACCTCGCCGAGTATCCAGTCTCTGGAAGCCTTCACGCCGTCAAACTCGACCCGGCCCAGCCTATCACCCGAGAAGGTGTGGTGAGGCGTCACCTTCACCCCTGGCGCGCTCCTCGGAACAAGAAAGACGCTTATGCCACGATTCTTTTCCCATGGGTCAGGCCCAGTATCCGAGGTCAGCGCAGAGACCAGGAAGTAGTCAGTGACGTAGGCGTCAGGCACAAAATACTTGGCGCCGTTGAGAACAAAGCCGTTACCATCGCGGTTGGCTCTTGAGTTCAGGTAGGTGTACCAGTAATCATCGGTCGACTCTAGCGTCGCCAGCGTCATGAAAAGCTGCCCCTGAGCAATTTTGGGCAGCAGTTCCGCCTTTTGCGCCTCGCTCCCCGACGCCAGCACCGCCAGTCCGCCCACTACCACCGTCGAGAAGAAGGGGCTGGGTGTCAGCATCCGGCCCATCTCCTCCAGCAGCGCCGCCAGGTCCAGGAAGTTGCCCCCAGCGCCGCCGTACTTCTCCGGAAAGGCTAGCCCCAGCCATCCCGCCTCGGCCATGCGACGCCACACTTGAGGACTGTACCCCTTCTCGTCCTTTTCCATTGCCAGCACCATCGACAGCGGGCACTCCTTAGCCAGGAGCGACCGCGCGCTGCTCTTCAGCATCTGCTGGGTCTCGTTCCACGCCAGGTCCACGCCTTACCCTCGAGGCATCCCCAGCCCTCGGCTGGCGATGATGTTGCGCTGTATTTCCGATGTCCCCGCCGCAATGGTGCCCGATATGCTGTACCGCCACGCCTTTTCAATGATGCCCCTCAGGGGTACCCACTTGTCCTCGTCGGTCAGCACGCCGTAATGGCCCAGGATTTTCAGCCCCGCGGCGGCGCACTTTTGCAGGTTTTCACTGCCGAAGACCTTGCTCATGGACGCCTCTTTGGTCGGCACCTGGCCCTGGCTCTGAAGCCACGTCACCTTGTAGGCCATAAGCCGCGCCACTTCTGTTTCAACATACCGTTCGACCATGAGGTCTCTAGCCCAGCCCTCATCGGCGCGGGGGATATCCGTGCCGTGGTCGCCATGGACGTCGTCCATGTACTGATTGATGTCATCCAGAATCCGTTTAGCGGAGGCGGCGTAGTCAATGCCGGAACGCTCGAAGTCCAGCAGCGTCACCGCCACGTACCAGCCCCGGCCCTTCTCGCCCACCAGGTTCTCCTTGGGCACCTCCACGTTATCGAAGAAGACCTGGTTGAATTCGTGCTCGCCGGCCATGCTGATGATAGGCCGCACCTCTACACCCCTGGACTTCATGTCCAGCAGCAGGAAGCTGATGCCGCGATGCTTGGGCGCGTCAGGGTCGGTGCGGGCCATGAGCATCATCCAGTCGGCACGATGGGCCAGGGATGTCCAGATCTTGCTGCCGTTGACCAAGAAGTAGTCGCCCTTGTCTTCCGCCCGCGTTCTAAGCGAGGCCAGGTCGGAGCCGGCCTCAGGCTCGCTGTAGCCCTGGCACCACTGCACCTCGCCCCGCGCCACCGGCGGCAGGAAACGCTCCTTCTGCTCCCTGGTGCCGTAGATCATGAGCGTCGGCCCCAACATGCGCGCGCCGAACACGTCGCGGCCAGGGGCGCGATGGTAGGACATCTCTTCGTTGAGAATAAGGCTCAGCATGGGGGATGCGCCCATGCCGCCGTACTCTTTGGGCCAGTGCATGGTCAGCCAGCCGCGCTGGGCCAGCTTGCGGCGCATCGAAAGCGTCAGCTCCCAGTCCCCCGATTCGGTGGCGCGGCCTACGCCTCGCAGGTCAGGAGGAAGCTCCCGCGCCAGGAACTCCAAAAGCTCCTCACGAAAGGCCTCTTCCGCGGGCGAAAAGCGGAAGTCCATGAGACGCCGTTCAGGACGCCTGGACTAGGCGCCGCTGACGGATATGCAGGTGACGGTGCGGTTCACCCCGCCGAAGTGTACATGCTCGGTCACCATCTCACCGATGGAGGCAATGTCCTTGGCTTCGATGAGGGCGATGACGTCGTAGGGGCCCGTGACCACGTCCACGGACTTCATACCCGGGACCTTGCGTAGCTGCTGTGCGACTTCCCGGGTCTTCCCTACCGCTGTTTCGATGAGGATATAGGCCTTGGTAGCCATGGCGCGCCTCCCTGTGGGCATAGGTGTTCCAACAATGTGTGGTTGGAATAAGAGCCCTGATGGTAACCCAATTCTAGGGTTGAGGGTTGGGGGTGTCAATTTTGGCAGCTTTCAGGTTCGGTGCCTTAAGGGCGTTTGACCGGCAGCTCCACAAGTCCAAGCCTAGATAGTAGACTGCAACACCTCTAAAGAACAACGCAGAACAACGCCCACCCTTTCCATTGGGTGCAGCAATGCCTATAATTGATTCGTATGTTAATTGACCGGATTTGATTCAGCCGTCCGCATCGGCGAGGGGGTCCAGATGAATCTAGCTGTGGTTGGTGGGGCTGCAGGTACTCATGGGGCTGCAGGGGTCTTCACGCTTTTCCGTGTGTTGTGGCCGCTGCTGTTATTTCTGGGCATGGCATTGACTTGGTTGGGGCAACGGTCCCACAGACTTCGGGGTGGTGATCATACATCATCACGGCAGCGTACCAACGGCCATTCTGAACCGGAGGAGTCGCCGATTAGTCCTGAGGAGTTGGCGAAGGTTCACGAGGAACTCCGGCGCATGCGGGATGGCGAGTCCGACAGACCTCTATGAGCCCTTAGGCCGGGCTAGTCGGAAGCTGCTTGGGTCTGCACAAGCTTTGGGACTGGAATAGCAATTACAGCGCATCCTCTCTTTTGCCTTCCAGTGGTTTGGACATGGTGGCCTGGGCACGAATGTTATGCCTGAGTAACAAACTTTCACTACGCCTGACGATTTTTCCACTATCATATCCCCATGGACCTCCTCCGCCGGCACGCCACCGCCCTTGGCATTACCCTCAACGACGCCCAGCTAGACCAGTTCCAGCGCTTCTACCAGGAGCTGACCAACTGGAACCAGCGATTTAACCTCACCCGCATCACGGGCTATGATGACGTGCAGATAAAGCACTTCCTGGACTCCCTGACCGCGGCCTCTGTCATTCCACAGGTCGCGAAGGATGGCGGGCGGTTTGTGGACATAGGCGCGGGCGCAGGACTGCCAGGCCTCGCGCTGAAAATCGCCTTCCCCGCCATTCGCCTCACCCTCATCGAGGCCACGGGCAAAAAGGCCAACTTCCTGCGGCATGTTGTCCAGGCCCTGGGGTTGGATAGTGTAGAGGTGGAGGCGGAGCGGTCCGAGGTACTAGCGCAAGACCCTAGATTCCGCCAGCAGTTCGACGTCGCTCTGGCCCGCGCCCTGGCCCCCATGGCCCCCTTAGCCGAGATGGCGCTGCCCTTCTGCAAGACCGGCGGCATCGTTGTCGCGTACAAGAAGGGGGATATAGACGCAGAGCTGGCTGCCGCACGCCGCGCCATCGCCACCGTGGGTGGGGAGATGCTGCGTCGACACGAGGTCGATGTGGAGGGGCTGCGGGACGGACGCTGCCTGGTGGTGCTGCGGAAGGCCAGGCCCACGCCATCCGAATACCCGCGGCGGCCGGGCACGCCCCAGAAATCGCCCTTGTAGCACGCGCGGGCCAAGCGTGAGCAATCCTCTGATATAATGCCACAGTTTTCCGCAAGACCAATCGTGGACGGTTCATGACCTCTCCGCCCGGCCAGGGTTCCCCCTCCAGACCCTTTTTCAGGGGCAAGTTCGCGTCCCTGTCCACACTTTTCTTCCTCGCCATCGGCGGCGCTTTTCTCTTCTTCCTGGTGGTCCGCTTCGACATCAGCCCCAGGCAGATATGGGACAGCCTGCGGGATAGCAACCCCTGGTTCTTCCTTCTAGCCTTTTTTCTCTATTACACCAACTTTGTCTTTCGAGGCATCAAGTGGCGCATCTTGCTGGGCAACGCCCGACAGCATGGCGAGCCATCACCCAGCGTACCTCACACCACCAGCCTTATGCTCATCAGCGGCTTCGTAAATCTGGTCACCGCCTTTCGTCTGGGCGACGCGTATCGCGCCTACCTCTACAGCAGCGAGTCCAAGACCAGCTTCTCGCGGGCTGTGGGCACCCTGGTGGCGGAGCGGGCCGTAGAGGTGGTGATTATGTTCTCGCTGCTTATGCTGGCCGCCGTCCTGCTGGCCACCCACGGCGACGAGACCTCCTGGATATACGTGGCGCTGGCGTCCATTCTGCCCGGGGTGCTGATTGTAGGGCTGCTGGCGATGCGTCTCTTTCGGGGACGCATTCAGCGATTTGTCCCCGGCCCGCTAAAAGCCGCCTACGACCTCTTCCACCACGGCGCCCTAGGGTCCTACGCCAACCTTCCCCTGCTCGTCGGCCTGGCTGTGCTGGGGTGGCTGGCGGAGGTGGGGCGGGTCTTCTTCGTGGCCCAGGCCCTAGGCGTGGACCTGAGCTTCGCCTGGGTGCTATTCGCCGCCCTGGCCAACGCCCTGCTGACCCTGCTGCCCGTGGGCGGCCTGGGCATCACTGAGGTCAGCCTTGCGAGCCTGCTCTCGGATACCCTCACTCGCAGCGAGGCGGGTGCGGTGGTGGTGCTGGACCGCGTCATCAGCTATCTCAGCGTCATCATCTTCGGCGGGCTGCTGTTCCTGGTACACAACGCGGTGTTCAGGAAACGGGCTACGGTCTCGCCGCCAGGGTAGCCGCCGTGCTTCACACCGCCAGCTTCTATCAGCCCCAGGACTGGCATGGCCGGCTGTTCCGCGTCTCCCGCCAGCACCCTCGAGGACGCCGTGTCCAGTGGGAGAGCCTGCCCTTCTTCTATCCCACCTACGACATCATCAAGGCCTACCGGAAGGGCGAAATCGATTTCGAGCGTTATACGCGCGACTACCTGGGCCAGCTTGAGGAAAGATGGGATTCGGATAGCGACATGCGGTCGGGGGTGCGGGCGTCGCCGGGCCTGGGCGACTTCACGCTTCTATGCTTCGAGCGCGTCGGTGAGCCCTGCCATCGCTTAATCCTGGCGCGGTGGCTCAAAGACCAGCAGCCGGACTTGCTAATCGGCCCTCTGAATTAGGAAGGGTCGTCCCAAAATAGCCCTTTTGAGGCCTCTCCGGTGCTACAATGGACTCATAGCCCAAAGCTGAGGTGCGGCATGGCTATCGCAGGCAAGAACTACATCAACGGCCAGTGGACTCCCGCCTCTAGCGAAGAGACCTTCCCCAGCGCCAGCCCGGCGGACACCCGCGATGTGCTGGGCCACTTCCCGCGCTCCAACTCCGCTGATGTCGACGCCGCCGTGAAAGCCGCCCGCGAGGCCTTCCCCGTATGGCGGCGCGAGTCCCGCATCCGCCGCGGCG encodes:
- a CDS encoding VWA domain-containing protein produces the protein MNSFSSVSKKRIRWGISSGFVVMAALVAMLLMVLPVAAHSGPELTPASVEVTLKPGESVDIEKTVHTPEIAPLADICFLADTTGSMGGAINNVKANAQNIIDAVQAESPDAQFCVAEYKDFTDAFAYKLNQTVTGDELLVQAGINAWVASGGGDFPEAQLNALSEMADPSVVTNDPAFRPGSTRVIVWFGDAPGHDPSGGHTLASTIADLTTDGSNAPIIVIALSVGANQLNSSGQAQAIADATGGIFRSGVNEAEVADAIIDALQAIDVEVAMVSDCAAPISTTFNPASQTVQSGDHAVFTETITAAADAEQGKTYTCNDWATINGEPMTDASGAVIMETKTIHIADVTPPAVACTPTHNPSGKHIPNAGNNPKSGQNPDGFYRISAKDNVDASPQVFVVDMGTGTVFGPYPSDTDIKYTQAPGVTPSASPMAGEVEYHIKGKGDAGVYAVDASGNKSTVVSCKVPPPPK
- a CDS encoding amino acid permease produces the protein MAATSNQERPELKRSIGVIAATGSGLAVIIGAGVYVLMGEAAAKSGNAIWASFLLAAGAAFFTALSYAELSAKFPRAASGYNYAREAFGDGAAFVVGWLTFFSQVVSVATVALGFAGYLRDQAGFPVLAGGLSLLAASTLFSLRGVKESTTVGAALSMLEVLGLAVIIGVGVSFLGNVDYLESPEGAWGIFGGAFLLFFAFLGFEQVADLAGEIKNPGRNLPIAVMASGGIAAVLYIITALASVSIIGWKELSESEAPLAAVAQEAMGEGGYYALSVIALIATASTVLISLTATVRTVYGMAKGGSLPMVLAKVHRKYATPWAATLAVAAVATLGVLSQDVGFVAEITNFTILLVFIGVNLSHIVLRRRLDSQEWPFRVGLKALGVPVTPVLGVVVSALLLVNVRLAPALWGLGIMGIGIGVAVWQARKKG
- a CDS encoding HD domain-containing protein, with product MAPIDAGIHAAVRRRLLELPRGLREHVHRVEGIAVELAHAHAVDEARSRLCAQAHDLCRAMKGEELLSRARDLGLPIHPVEEAMPVLLHGPVAAELLRLEGLDDEGIYQGVYYHSTAAPRLEPVAKVVFIADKLDPQKIHRYPYIPELKTLAMSDLNRAMLEFLTRETIGYLQEGGLVHPLSIEARNHLLLGGGKP
- a CDS encoding HIT domain-containing protein; the protein is MPPKKCVFCDISSGKQESEILYRDDELMVVKDIKPVAPVHLLLIPRRHVAGLTYASGSVSNTLGKMFAMAEEMARRQAMTVSGYRLVVNQGPDSGQQVEHLHMHLLAGRQLKAMA
- a CDS encoding acyl-CoA dehydrogenase, which gives rise to MDLAWNETQQMLKSSARSLLAKECPLSMVLAMEKDEKGYSPQVWRRMAEAGWLGLAFPEKYGGAGGNFLDLAALLEEMGRMLTPSPFFSTVVVGGLAVLASGSEAQKAELLPKIAQGQLFMTLATLESTDDYWYTYLNSRANRDGNGFVLNGAKYFVPDAYVTDYFLVSALTSDTGPDPWEKNRGISVFLVPRSAPGVKVTPHHTFSGDRLGRVEFDGVKASRDWILGEVDRGWKIVMETLDRGAAGKSVEMAGGAQAVLEMTLDYLKRRVQFGRPVATFQALQHHLANMAMDVEGCQSMAYQAAWRVAQGELWSSDISMAKMWCNEAYNRICALAHQCHGGMGFTWEYDLQLYTRRAKVQEQAFGDAAYHRTMLSQALSGL
- a CDS encoding acyl-CoA dehydrogenase, with protein sequence MDFRFSPAEEAFREELLEFLARELPPDLRGVGRATESGDWELTLSMRRKLAQRGWLTMHWPKEYGGMGASPMLSLILNEEMSYHRAPGRDVFGARMLGPTLMIYGTREQKERFLPPVARGEVQWCQGYSEPEAGSDLASLRTRAEDKGDYFLVNGSKIWTSLAHRADWMMLMARTDPDAPKHRGISFLLLDMKSRGVEVRPIISMAGEHEFNQVFFDNVEVPKENLVGEKGRGWYVAVTLLDFERSGIDYAASAKRILDDINQYMDDVHGDHGTDIPRADEGWARDLMVERYVETEVARLMAYKVTWLQSQGQVPTKEASMSKVFGSENLQKCAAAGLKILGHYGVLTDEDKWVPLRGIIEKAWRYSISGTIAAGTSEIQRNIIASRGLGMPRG
- a CDS encoding Lrp/AsnC family transcriptional regulator translates to MATKAYILIETAVGKTREVAQQLRKVPGMKSVDVVTGPYDVIALIEAKDIASIGEMVTEHVHFGGVNRTVTCISVSGA
- the rsmG gene encoding 16S rRNA (guanine(527)-N(7))-methyltransferase RsmG, translating into MDLLRRHATALGITLNDAQLDQFQRFYQELTNWNQRFNLTRITGYDDVQIKHFLDSLTAASVIPQVAKDGGRFVDIGAGAGLPGLALKIAFPAIRLTLIEATGKKANFLRHVVQALGLDSVEVEAERSEVLAQDPRFRQQFDVALARALAPMAPLAEMALPFCKTGGIVVAYKKGDIDAELAAARRAIATVGGEMLRRHEVDVEGLRDGRCLVVLRKARPTPSEYPRRPGTPQKSPL
- a CDS encoding flippase-like domain-containing protein, with the protein product MTSPPGQGSPSRPFFRGKFASLSTLFFLAIGGAFLFFLVVRFDISPRQIWDSLRDSNPWFFLLAFFLYYTNFVFRGIKWRILLGNARQHGEPSPSVPHTTSLMLISGFVNLVTAFRLGDAYRAYLYSSESKTSFSRAVGTLVAERAVEVVIMFSLLMLAAVLLATHGDETSWIYVALASILPGVLIVGLLAMRLFRGRIQRFVPGPLKAAYDLFHHGALGSYANLPLLVGLAVLGWLAEVGRVFFVAQALGVDLSFAWVLFAALANALLTLLPVGGLGITEVSLASLLSDTLTRSEAGAVVVLDRVISYLSVIIFGGLLFLVHNAVFRKRATVSPPG
- a CDS encoding DUF488 domain-containing protein; this translates as MLHTASFYQPQDWHGRLFRVSRQHPRGRRVQWESLPFFYPTYDIIKAYRKGEIDFERYTRDYLGQLEERWDSDSDMRSGVRASPGLGDFTLLCFERVGEPCHRLILARWLKDQQPDLLIGPLN